In the genome of Haloactinospora alba, the window GACGTCTGCCTGTGGATCGGTGCGGCCGGCCCGAGCCTCCGAGAGGTAGGTGAATAGACGCCCGGCATCCCGCGAACGGAGCGTGCTTCCGTTGTTGAGCCGGGCAAACAACGCATGCCAAAACCGGCGCGCCTCTGCGGGTGAGACGCCGTCACGGCTGTCGTTCGCTCCTTCCGCCTCCTCGAAGTTGAACCCCACACTTTCCGCCCCAAGGGACTCGAAGAACTCAAAAAGGCGATCCGGGTGCCGTACGGTCTCCGCCGTTACCACGCAGATCACAGAGAACGGCACGGCGTTCCGCTTGAGTGCATTCACACCCCGCATGGCGCGACTGAACGCTTCTCGGCCGGACCAATCGACCCGGTCAACGTTCGCGTCCTCCGGTCCGTCCAAGCTCACACCTACGTGGATCCGGTGACGCTTGAAGAACTCGCACCACGTGTCGTCAATCAGCGTGGCGTTGGTCTGGACGAACTGACGCACCGCTCCGGAGCGTGTTAAGGGCTCG includes:
- a CDS encoding radical SAM protein, whose amino-acid sequence is MQPTTLCNLDCSYCYLSPDDRKARREMPPVVARAVARSIEEQGTSGPIDLVWHGGEPLALRHDRFAELCEVFEPLTRSGAVRQFVQTNATLIDDTWCEFFKRHRIHVGVSLDGPEDANVDRVDWSGREAFSRAMRGVNALKRNAVPFSVICVVTAETVRHPDRLFEFFESLGAESVGFNFEEAEGANDSRDGVSPAEARRFWHALFARLNNGSTLRSRDAGRLFTYLSEARAGRTDPQADV